A region of Allocoleopsis franciscana PCC 7113 DNA encodes the following proteins:
- a CDS encoding DUF4347 domain-containing protein, translating into MKSTLDLTPKTSNQVATVVFVDAGVGNYQQLVNGVISKAEVLVLDAAADGIEQISQVLQQRQDVGVVHLVSHGAPGCLYLGNTQLSLDTFNRYATQLQQWNVTNLLLYGCYVAAGDAGEEFVEKLHQLTGANIAASRTPTGNSALGGNWELEVVLGQEPPLLAFLPSVMAAYEGILNTGTPPILSVGGTAQYTNSPVAVASSLTITDPDVGDTIDGASVEINGQVTGQESLSIAGQAGTSGSISGINWSYDATSGVMKLLGTATVSTYESVLRQVTYQNTSATPTTAPRDIQFSLGTALFNRFNGHYYEFVSGNLTWEQARTAAASRTNLGLQGYLATITSQPENDFIANKLEGNGWMGASDAAVEGEWRWVTGPEAGTLFWQGNGQTGSAVPGQYNNWSTTYQGGTSIEPNDNGGNEDYAHFLSDSQFPQEQGKWNDYPVTFGDIQGYLVEYDPAPNLTGTATVTFSPTPANPTPGQNPGATQSSNWDFVTRDYNRDNATDVVAIKKSGTGTAKTEVHIMNRASNYKSWLLQTGTVLHETDAKWDFVAGDCNRDAATDILSIKKSSTGSSKTEVHIMDAATNYQTWVVQTATVLHETDNAWDFVAGDYNRDGVTDLIGIKKSETGSKSTEIHIMNGATNYKTWLKQTGTALEQTGDNFDFQAGDYNRDGVLDLFCIKKSETGSKSTEVHVLNGASNFQSFILQTKTVLEETKTGWDFLMDDYTSSNPIGIISLKESNTGTNTTEAHIFNGGVNYQGFSLQTGSILPEIAASSIV; encoded by the coding sequence ATGAAATCTACCTTAGATTTAACCCCAAAAACCTCAAATCAAGTCGCTACAGTTGTTTTTGTTGATGCTGGAGTTGGAAATTACCAGCAATTAGTTAATGGTGTTATTTCTAAAGCCGAAGTATTGGTTCTGGATGCCGCCGCTGATGGCATTGAGCAGATTAGCCAAGTTTTACAACAGCGTCAGGATGTTGGTGTTGTCCACCTAGTTTCCCACGGTGCGCCCGGTTGTTTGTATTTGGGTAATACGCAACTGAGTTTAGATACTTTCAACCGCTACGCGACTCAACTGCAACAGTGGAATGTGACGAATCTTCTACTCTATGGTTGTTATGTCGCGGCTGGGGATGCTGGAGAAGAATTTGTTGAGAAGTTGCACCAACTAACGGGAGCTAATATTGCAGCTTCCAGAACTCCTACTGGTAATTCTGCCCTAGGTGGAAATTGGGAGTTAGAGGTCGTACTAGGTCAAGAACCGCCTCTGTTAGCCTTTCTACCTTCAGTCATGGCGGCTTACGAAGGAATATTAAACACAGGCACGCCCCCCATCTTAAGTGTAGGTGGCACGGCTCAATATACCAATTCTCCAGTAGCCGTAGCTTCCAGCCTCACCATCACTGACCCGGATGTAGGAGATACCATAGACGGTGCATCGGTAGAGATCAACGGTCAAGTCACTGGACAGGAAAGTTTGAGCATTGCGGGTCAGGCGGGGACAAGCGGCTCGATTAGTGGAATTAACTGGAGTTATGACGCAACTTCAGGTGTGATGAAACTCCTCGGTACAGCTACTGTATCTACCTACGAGTCAGTTCTGCGCCAGGTTACCTATCAAAATACCAGTGCTACACCGACCACCGCTCCTCGGGACATACAGTTTAGTTTAGGAACTGCCCTATTCAACCGATTCAACGGTCACTACTATGAGTTCGTCAGCGGAAACCTTACCTGGGAACAGGCTCGCACTGCGGCTGCCTCAAGGACAAACTTAGGTCTCCAAGGATACCTAGCTACTATCACATCACAGCCGGAGAACGACTTTATTGCTAATAAGCTCGAAGGTAATGGATGGATGGGAGCAAGTGATGCTGCCGTTGAGGGAGAATGGCGCTGGGTCACTGGGCCAGAAGCCGGTACTCTATTTTGGCAGGGGAATGGGCAGACGGGAAGTGCCGTTCCTGGACAATACAACAACTGGTCAACAACGTACCAAGGTGGGACATCTATAGAACCGAATGACAACGGAGGCAATGAAGACTATGCTCACTTTCTGTCCGATAGTCAATTCCCGCAGGAGCAGGGTAAGTGGAATGATTACCCTGTGACCTTCGGAGACATCCAAGGTTACCTAGTTGAGTATGACCCTGCCCCCAACCTAACTGGAACAGCAACTGTTACTTTCAGCCCGACTCCTGCCAACCCGACTCCCGGTCAGAACCCAGGGGCTACCCAAAGTAGTAATTGGGATTTTGTGACGAGAGATTATAACCGTGATAACGCTACCGATGTCGTGGCTATCAAGAAGAGTGGCACGGGTACCGCCAAGACCGAAGTCCATATCATGAATCGAGCCAGCAACTATAAATCTTGGCTACTGCAAACCGGAACGGTATTGCACGAAACTGATGCTAAGTGGGACTTCGTTGCGGGCGATTGCAACCGTGATGCCGCTACCGATATCTTGAGTATCAAAAAGAGTAGCACGGGTAGCAGCAAGACTGAAGTCCACATCATGGATGCAGCCACTAACTATCAAACTTGGGTAGTGCAAACCGCAACGGTACTGCACGAGACTGATAATGCCTGGGACTTTGTTGCGGGTGATTACAATCGTGATGGCGTTACCGATCTTATCGGCATTAAAAAGAGTGAGACGGGTTCAAAAAGTACAGAAATCCACATCATGAATGGAGCCACTAACTATAAAACTTGGCTCAAGCAAACTGGGACAGCCCTAGAGCAAACGGGTGATAATTTTGACTTCCAGGCGGGCGATTACAACCGCGATGGTGTTCTAGATCTCTTCTGTATTAAAAAGAGTGAAACGGGTTCAAAAAGTACAGAAGTCCACGTCTTAAATGGAGCCAGTAACTTTCAATCTTTCATATTACAAACTAAGACTGTCCTAGAAGAGACGAAGACTGGTTGGGACTTCCTGATGGACGATTACACTTCTAGTAATCCTATCGGCATCATCAGTCTCAAGGAGAGTAACACTGGCACGAATACCACAGAAGCCCACATCTT
- a CDS encoding ABC transporter ATP-binding protein produces MKTRSNYWQLLPYIRPHGKTIAQALACTLCVTVFWPIQAAVAGQLVSLIGQGNMVGLGRLAGTLVLVFLVQKILMYGQDSLMAKAALFVALDLRKQVYAHLQRLNLGFFETAQTGDLSYRLTEDIDRIGEVVNKLFHDFTPCVLQLIVVLGYMIYLNWQLTLATFIVAPLMGVLIGWFGEQMLKFSRRSQNRTSNLSALLTEVFSGIRLVQAFAAEEYEIERFTAEAEHNRQAKYAAERLKAIQNPVVGFVYAMSVLLLFLLGGWQISVGNLTGAQFATFVAAALLLIDPIAHITSNYNDFRQGEASVDRIFELMAIQPTVVEKLGATILPPVTGKVEYGNVSFAYNPGEPVLQNLSFLALPGEMIALVGPSGAGKTTLVNLLPRFYEPQAGKILIDGVDIRDVTLPSLRRQIGIVPQETILFSGTIAQNIAFGQKDFDLKDVQAAAEIANAHQFITQFSQGYHTWVGERGVNLSGGQKQRIAIARAVLLNPSILILDEATSALDSESEALVQEALERIMQDRTVFIIAHRLATVRSADRILVVEQGQIVESGTHEELLAKGDRYAGFYAQQFS; encoded by the coding sequence TTGAAGACACGCTCAAATTACTGGCAACTGCTGCCTTATATCCGCCCTCATGGGAAAACCATTGCTCAGGCATTGGCTTGCACCTTATGCGTCACGGTTTTCTGGCCGATACAGGCGGCGGTGGCAGGCCAACTCGTAAGTTTGATCGGACAGGGTAATATGGTCGGGCTGGGTCGATTAGCAGGAACCCTTGTCCTGGTGTTTCTCGTCCAGAAAATCTTGATGTACGGTCAAGACTCCCTGATGGCTAAAGCGGCCTTGTTTGTTGCCCTAGACTTACGCAAGCAGGTTTATGCCCATCTCCAACGCCTCAATCTGGGCTTTTTTGAAACCGCTCAAACCGGTGACTTATCCTATCGTCTTACCGAAGACATCGATCGCATCGGAGAAGTCGTCAATAAACTCTTCCATGACTTTACTCCTTGTGTGTTGCAGCTCATCGTCGTGCTGGGCTACATGATTTATCTCAATTGGCAACTAACCCTAGCCACCTTTATTGTTGCCCCGTTGATGGGGGTTTTAATTGGCTGGTTTGGCGAACAAATGCTCAAGTTTTCCCGCCGCAGTCAAAATCGTACCTCCAATTTATCGGCGTTGCTTACCGAAGTCTTCAGTGGTATTCGTTTGGTGCAAGCCTTTGCAGCTGAGGAGTATGAGATCGAACGTTTTACCGCCGAAGCTGAACATAACCGTCAAGCCAAATATGCGGCTGAACGGTTGAAAGCGATTCAGAATCCAGTGGTCGGATTTGTCTATGCCATGAGTGTGTTGCTACTGTTTCTCCTCGGTGGCTGGCAAATTTCTGTGGGCAACCTGACGGGAGCACAATTTGCCACATTTGTAGCAGCGGCATTACTCCTGATTGACCCCATCGCCCATATTACAAGTAACTATAACGATTTCCGACAGGGTGAGGCATCGGTTGACCGTATCTTTGAATTGATGGCAATTCAGCCGACGGTGGTGGAAAAACTGGGTGCGACTATCCTACCGCCAGTTACAGGCAAAGTGGAATATGGCAATGTGTCCTTTGCTTACAATCCTGGGGAACCGGTGCTGCAAAACCTGAGTTTCCTGGCGCTACCTGGGGAGATGATTGCTTTGGTTGGGCCATCGGGTGCCGGGAAAACGACGTTGGTGAATCTTCTCCCTCGCTTTTATGAACCCCAAGCCGGGAAAATTTTAATCGATGGTGTTGATATTCGAGATGTCACCCTACCGAGTTTGCGGCGACAGATTGGGATTGTGCCGCAGGAGACGATTCTATTTTCCGGGACGATCGCCCAAAATATTGCATTTGGTCAGAAAGATTTTGACCTCAAAGACGTTCAGGCGGCAGCAGAGATTGCCAATGCTCACCAATTTATTACTCAATTCTCTCAGGGTTATCACACCTGGGTGGGAGAACGGGGGGTTAACTTATCCGGGGGACAAAAACAACGAATTGCGATCGCCCGCGCTGTCCTGCTAAACCCCAGTATTTTGATTTTGGATGAAGCCACCTCTGCCCTAGATTCAGAATCCGAAGCCTTAGTGCAAGAAGCACTAGAGCGAATTATGCAAGACCGCACGGTTTTTATCATCGCTCACCGACTGGCAACCGTGCGTAGTGCCGATCGCATTCTCGTGGTTGAACAGGGACAAATTGTCGAATCTGGAACCCACGAGGAACTCTTAGCGAAAGGCGATCGTTATGCCGGGTTTTATGCTCAGCAGTTTAGTTAG
- a CDS encoding phosphoadenylyl-sulfate reductase, which yields MVQFTQQNVVPLDIPTLETELSRQSPQKILERALNLFDNLAISFSGAEDVVLIDMAHKINPDIKVFSLDTGRLHAETYQFIDRVRKHYGIAIEIMYPDAAQIEALVKAKGLFSFYEDGHKECCDIRKVAPLRRKLSTLDAWVTGQRKDQNPSTRASVPVVQVDNAFSTDDHQLIKFNPLANWSSTDVWMYIRSYEVPYNALHERGFISIGCEPCTRPVLPNQHEREGRWWWEDAGKKECGLHMINQTQES from the coding sequence ATGGTGCAGTTCACCCAACAGAACGTTGTTCCACTCGATATTCCGACGCTTGAGACGGAACTGTCGCGCCAAAGCCCACAAAAAATTCTCGAACGTGCGTTGAACTTATTTGACAACCTTGCCATTTCTTTCAGTGGTGCCGAGGATGTTGTCCTGATTGACATGGCGCACAAGATTAATCCGGATATCAAAGTCTTCAGCCTCGATACCGGTCGTCTTCATGCCGAAACGTATCAGTTTATCGATCGCGTCAGAAAGCATTATGGTATTGCGATCGAAATCATGTATCCTGATGCCGCCCAAATTGAAGCTTTAGTCAAAGCAAAAGGGCTGTTCAGCTTCTATGAAGATGGACACAAGGAATGCTGTGATATTCGTAAGGTTGCTCCTCTGCGCCGCAAGCTATCGACCCTAGATGCCTGGGTGACAGGACAACGCAAAGACCAAAATCCATCCACACGCGCCAGTGTTCCTGTGGTTCAAGTGGATAATGCCTTCTCAACAGACGATCACCAACTGATTAAATTTAATCCGCTTGCCAATTGGTCATCCACTGATGTGTGGATGTACATTCGTTCCTACGAAGTTCCCTATAATGCGTTGCATGAGCGCGGCTTTATCAGCATTGGTTGCGAACCCTGTACTCGTCCCGTGTTACCCAATCAACATGAGCGGGAAGGTCGTTGGTGGTGGGAAGATGCCGGGAAGAAGGAGTGCGGCTTACACATGATTAATCAGACTCAGGAATCTTGA
- a CDS encoding 50S ribosomal protein L11 methyltransferase has protein sequence MSWMELSLDTTHEAVDWVCTLLAKIKDIDDVRITEYADPNLSQSGERDVAKPSWTFTIRFYLNHQVCSREQVEKIANLLLPLNRTGLATELQISRVNDKPTPDEELNPFVHRIGQRFVILTPDTPYQAKAAGEIPLRLKTTLSFGSGLHPATMLSLQLIERYIVPSMNILDLGSGSGILSIAMAKLGATVLALDNDRTAVQATQDSVYRNNVEQQVTVMEGSLGGGSELGHWMGGDTTENVPKVEATERFDVIVANILARVHIALADDFHRALRRTDTQPGLLITAGFTTDYEQEVVSSLTEAGFETIDCERLNEWVAFAYRLA, from the coding sequence ATGTCGTGGATGGAATTGAGCCTCGATACAACGCACGAGGCGGTTGATTGGGTCTGTACGCTGTTGGCTAAGATTAAGGATATTGATGATGTTCGGATTACGGAGTACGCTGACCCAAACCTATCTCAGTCTGGTGAGCGAGATGTAGCAAAACCCAGTTGGACGTTTACAATTCGCTTCTATTTAAACCACCAGGTATGTTCGCGGGAACAGGTGGAAAAAATCGCTAATCTGCTGTTACCCCTGAACCGCACAGGACTTGCGACGGAACTTCAGATCAGTAGGGTGAATGATAAACCCACACCGGACGAAGAACTCAATCCCTTTGTACATCGGATTGGACAACGGTTCGTTATACTCACTCCCGATACACCTTATCAAGCGAAAGCCGCAGGCGAAATACCCTTAAGATTGAAGACAACGCTCTCCTTTGGCAGTGGTCTACATCCAGCCACCATGCTGAGTTTGCAACTAATTGAGCGGTATATTGTCCCCAGCATGAATATCCTCGACCTTGGATCGGGTTCAGGCATTCTGAGTATAGCGATGGCGAAGCTAGGGGCAACGGTCTTAGCCTTAGATAATGATCGTACTGCTGTGCAAGCCACTCAGGATTCAGTATATCGGAATAATGTAGAGCAGCAAGTAACGGTTATGGAAGGAAGCCTCGGCGGTGGAAGTGAGTTGGGGCATTGGATGGGCGGAGATACGACGGAAAATGTGCCCAAAGTCGAGGCAACAGAAAGATTTGATGTGATTGTTGCCAATATCCTGGCGCGGGTGCATATTGCCCTTGCTGATGACTTTCATCGTGCGTTGCGTCGGACGGATACCCAGCCGGGACTCCTGATTACAGCCGGTTTTACTACGGATTATGAACAAGAGGTTGTCTCGTCCTTAACAGAGGCAGGGTTTGAAACCATCGATTGTGAACGATTGAATGAGTGGGTTGCTTTTGCCTATCGCCTTGCCTAG
- a CDS encoding DUF3474 domain-containing protein: MQSNTVLNQATSPASSTRTTELPFTLQDLKAAIPAHCFEPSVWKSLSYLFLDMGIIAGLYAIAYSLDSWLFYPIFWFMQGTMFWALFVVGHDCGHGSFSKSKWLNSFIGHLCHIPILVPYHGWRISHRTHHANTGNLDTDESWYPVSQTKYEQMPWYEKLIRFYLPLLGYPIYLFRRSPNREGSHFLPSSPLFRPSEKWDVLTSTALCVLMVGFLGGLTYQFGWLFLFKYYFVPYLIFVMWLALVTFLHHTEPDIPWYRGDDWYFLKGALSTIDRDYGFINPIHHDIGTHVAHHIFLNMPHYHLKTATEAIKPLLGDLYRKSDEPVWKSFVRSYWACHFVSDHGSKVYYQSPTNRPPF, translated from the coding sequence GTGCAATCAAACACTGTTCTCAATCAGGCGACGAGTCCAGCCTCGTCCACCCGTACAACAGAGTTACCCTTTACTCTTCAAGATCTAAAGGCAGCTATTCCCGCCCATTGTTTTGAACCCTCAGTCTGGAAATCTCTGAGTTACTTGTTTCTAGATATGGGGATTATCGCAGGACTTTATGCGATCGCCTATAGCTTGGATTCCTGGCTATTTTATCCAATTTTCTGGTTCATGCAAGGAACCATGTTTTGGGCCTTGTTTGTGGTTGGGCACGACTGCGGACATGGCTCATTTTCTAAGTCCAAATGGCTCAATAGCTTCATTGGGCACCTTTGCCATATCCCCATCCTTGTTCCCTACCACGGTTGGCGGATTAGCCACAGAACTCATCATGCCAACACCGGCAACCTTGATACCGATGAAAGCTGGTATCCCGTATCCCAGACCAAATATGAGCAGATGCCGTGGTATGAAAAGCTGATCCGCTTCTATTTACCATTGCTTGGTTACCCCATCTATCTGTTCCGCCGATCGCCGAATCGGGAAGGTTCCCACTTTCTGCCCAGCAGTCCCCTCTTCCGTCCCTCAGAAAAGTGGGACGTGTTGACGAGTACTGCCCTGTGCGTGTTGATGGTTGGTTTCTTAGGCGGGCTAACCTATCAGTTTGGTTGGCTATTTTTATTCAAGTACTACTTCGTTCCCTATCTAATATTTGTGATGTGGCTGGCTCTAGTCACCTTCCTGCATCACACAGAACCTGATATCCCTTGGTATCGTGGGGATGATTGGTATTTCCTCAAAGGTGCATTATCTACGATTGATCGCGACTACGGTTTTATCAATCCCATCCATCACGACATTGGTACCCATGTGGCTCATCACATCTTCCTGAACATGCCACACTACCACTTAAAGACTGCAACAGAGGCAATTAAACCCTTGTTGGGCGATCTTTATCGCAAGTCTGATGAGCCAGTTTGGAAGAGCTTTGTACGCTCTTACTGGGCTTGTCATTTTGTCTCTGATCACGGGTCTAAAGTTTACTACCAATCACCCACCAATCGACCCCCGTTCTAA
- a CDS encoding DUF938 domain-containing protein: MNEFLDARQYAPATQRNREAILEVLLQVLPSTGTVLEVSSGTGEHAVFFAPRLIRHKWIPSDPNPVARASIAAWREYCPADNLYPPIALDVCDPVWEIEGDELPESLQEIDLKQEPIVAIININMIHIAPWSACLGLMAGAGRILPPGGILYLYGPFKQGGKHTATSNAMFDESLQMQNPEWGVRDLDEVVAVAETQSLSLVKTYTMPANNLSVIFQA, encoded by the coding sequence ATGAATGAATTCCTAGATGCCCGACAGTATGCCCCCGCCACACAACGCAATCGAGAAGCCATTTTGGAAGTGCTTTTACAAGTGCTGCCATCTACAGGCACCGTGTTAGAAGTCTCCAGTGGCACAGGAGAACATGCCGTCTTTTTTGCACCCCGACTCATCCGGCATAAATGGATTCCATCTGACCCCAATCCAGTAGCAAGAGCGAGTATTGCAGCATGGCGGGAATATTGCCCTGCGGATAATTTGTATCCCCCGATCGCGTTGGATGTTTGCGATCCAGTTTGGGAGATTGAAGGGGATGAACTCCCAGAATCGTTGCAGGAGATAGACTTGAAGCAAGAGCCAATTGTTGCGATCATTAATATTAACATGATTCACATTGCCCCTTGGTCAGCTTGTTTGGGATTGATGGCAGGGGCAGGGCGGATTCTTCCTCCAGGTGGCATTCTCTATCTATATGGGCCTTTCAAACAAGGTGGTAAACATACAGCAACCAGCAATGCAATGTTTGATGAGAGTCTTCAAATGCAAAACCCGGAGTGGGGTGTGCGGGATTTGGATGAAGTAGTAGCAGTTGCAGAAACTCAAAGTCTTTCGCTAGTTAAAACTTATACGATGCCAGCGAATAATCTTTCCGTTATCTTTCAAGCTTAG
- a CDS encoding DUF2442 domain-containing protein, which yields MALLSASILTIACPFMFMFSKIAKAREAATIANAVEPRAESAYYDQSSDSEALLRSADRIIINLKSGATFSFPPELAQGLAGASPEDLAEVEVTPSGDGLHWEKLDADFSVPALLAGVFGTAAWMAQIKMKAS from the coding sequence ATGGCTTTGCTGTCCGCATCTATTTTAACGATCGCTTGCCCCTTCATGTTCATGTTTTCAAAGATCGCAAAAGCAAGAGAAGCAGCAACAATTGCCAATGCTGTCGAACCCAGAGCTGAGTCAGCATACTATGACCAGAGTAGCGATAGCGAAGCGCTGCTGCGAAGCGCAGATCGCATTATTATCAATTTAAAGAGTGGAGCGACGTTCAGTTTTCCTCCAGAATTAGCGCAAGGCTTGGCAGGTGCTTCCCCTGAAGATTTAGCTGAGGTTGAGGTTACTCCATCTGGTGACGGGTTGCACTGGGAAAAGCTGGATGCAGATTTTAGTGTTCCTGCTCTTTTGGCTGGTGTGTTCGGGACTGCGGCTTGGATGGCTCAAATTAAAATGAAGGCTAGTTAG
- a CDS encoding GmrSD restriction endonuclease domain-containing protein, whose amino-acid sequence MEGNSFTAVSENFLKIIGEVHSAKIVIPVGFQRSFVCSRDDIEQLLTSILYGYFIGTFLILETPANKPMFPFEPVEGLKKVNSQANPKNHTTVRLVLDGQQRITSLFYALYEPDIPLRGSKNPYRFYLRLDEALNGAIDDSVVGVSTGDAKRKGELEQLVYMHKALRFSSLLDTNTFNEWLYTQQNIWNNEQRKLILTFQQRLTSFQVPVVDLSEETDWQNIVNIFDRINRTGVKLSLFDLIGARLYLKDVRLRKLWETFEKAHKDVIPAIKPEFLLRAIALQKGKEPRKRNLLDVINELEGEAFNSLWNEATESIVQAHKRITNHYGAFEKKWIPYPRLIIPLACLLDKLKRKSAGEEDYRKLDCWYWGSIFSQRYDQGVDTKSYQDVRDIGNWINREEKPEWLKKLSTQDLNLDIGEPQSAIYLGIMNLVASRGANDFLNGQSAKLHQCEDDHIFPDSVYREKYGNQVDVIFNRTLIWEKTNNRKRKKLPSEFFSDCLSKHGNDEARLLDTLNSHLISKEAYNALKENNFEKFISERRKMLNQAIKNLFIQTTEDEVNTTGEVRVLEDTQIELGTLFDNQQTASTSIKNTPLISPCTTNQLAEIFEIHRDTIARKRLNKNFTDWSKKYDPEGIGWTYSEETQFFYRQDE is encoded by the coding sequence ATGGAAGGCAACTCGTTTACCGCAGTCTCAGAGAATTTCTTGAAAATTATTGGTGAAGTTCACAGTGCCAAGATAGTTATTCCTGTAGGATTTCAGCGTTCATTTGTTTGTAGCCGTGATGACATTGAGCAATTACTGACATCAATTCTTTATGGATATTTTATCGGTACTTTTTTGATTCTTGAAACTCCTGCCAACAAACCGATGTTTCCCTTTGAACCTGTGGAGGGGCTAAAAAAAGTTAACAGTCAAGCAAATCCCAAAAATCATACAACTGTACGCCTTGTACTAGATGGTCAACAGAGAATTACTTCATTGTTCTATGCGCTTTATGAGCCTGATATCCCGCTACGTGGCTCTAAAAATCCTTATCGATTCTACTTACGTCTTGACGAAGCTTTAAATGGCGCTATTGATGATTCTGTTGTTGGAGTGTCAACAGGGGATGCCAAACGCAAGGGAGAGTTAGAGCAGCTCGTTTATATGCATAAAGCACTGCGTTTCTCATCTTTATTAGACACTAACACCTTTAATGAATGGCTCTACACACAACAAAATATCTGGAATAATGAGCAGCGTAAATTAATCCTAACTTTTCAACAACGTCTAACAAGCTTCCAAGTGCCAGTCGTTGACCTCTCAGAAGAGACAGATTGGCAAAACATAGTCAACATCTTTGATCGAATTAATCGAACAGGCGTTAAGTTATCACTTTTTGATCTTATTGGAGCAAGACTTTATCTAAAAGATGTGCGGCTAAGAAAACTATGGGAAACTTTTGAGAAAGCTCATAAAGACGTAATTCCTGCAATAAAGCCTGAATTTTTACTTCGTGCAATTGCACTTCAAAAGGGTAAAGAACCTCGCAAACGTAACTTGCTTGACGTTATTAATGAATTAGAAGGTGAAGCATTTAACTCACTTTGGAATGAAGCAACTGAGTCTATTGTTCAAGCTCATAAACGAATTACCAATCATTATGGTGCCTTTGAGAAAAAATGGATTCCCTATCCTAGACTAATAATACCTCTAGCTTGCTTGCTAGATAAACTCAAAAGAAAATCAGCAGGAGAAGAAGATTATCGAAAACTAGATTGTTGGTATTGGGGTAGTATTTTTAGTCAGCGTTACGACCAGGGGGTGGACACCAAAAGTTATCAGGATGTACGGGATATAGGAAACTGGATTAATAGGGAAGAAAAACCAGAATGGCTTAAGAAGTTATCGACTCAAGATTTAAATTTAGATATTGGCGAACCCCAATCAGCTATCTATCTAGGAATTATGAATTTAGTGGCTAGTAGAGGAGCTAACGATTTTCTAAATGGGCAATCTGCTAAACTTCATCAATGCGAAGATGATCATATCTTCCCAGACTCCGTCTATCGAGAAAAATATGGAAATCAAGTAGATGTCATATTCAACCGGACACTTATCTGGGAAAAAACCAATAACCGCAAGAGAAAGAAATTACCATCCGAATTTTTTAGTGATTGTCTGAGTAAGCATGGTAATGATGAGGCTAGGTTACTTGACACATTGAATAGTCACCTGATCTCTAAGGAAGCTTATAATGCTCTTAAGGAGAATAACTTTGAAAAATTCATTTCAGAGCGTCGTAAGATGTTAAACCAGGCAATTAAGAATTTGTTTATACAAACAACTGAAGATGAGGTGAACACTACAGGAGAAGTTCGTGTTCTAGAGGATACCCAAATAGAACTAGGAACTTTATTTGATAACCAACAAACTGCCAGCACTTCAATAAAGAATACACCATTGATTAGTCCCTGTACTACTAATCAACTAGCTGAGATTTTTGAGATTCATCGTGACACAATCGCTAGAAAAAGATTGAACAAAAATTTTACTGATTGGAGTAAAAAATATGATCCAGAAGGTATTGGCTGGACATACTCAGAAGAAACTCAGTTTTTTTACAGGCAGGATGAGTAA